In the Magnolia sinica isolate HGM2019 chromosome 15, MsV1, whole genome shotgun sequence genome, one interval contains:
- the LOC131227688 gene encoding uncharacterized protein LOC131227688 isoform X1, which yields MYLGDEKKGIGKLHLSVSFFIYTRNVIYHPEYGHSMSNLIIQNILVDRLFNVYVHSFLSSKIHVARIWQLWSQILNQQNYYKWKTLT from the exons ATGTACCTAG GAGATGAAAAGAAAGGCATTGGAAAATTGCACCTTTCTGTAAGCTTCTTCATTTACACAAG GAATGTTATCTATCACCCTGAGTATGGCCATTCTATGTCAAACCTTATCATTCAGAACATCCTGGTTGACAG aCTATTCAACGTCTATGTTCATAGCTTTCTTAGCTCCAAGATACATGTTGCAAG GATTTGGCAACTGTGGTCCCAGATCTTGAACCAACAGAACTATTATAAATGGAAAACG CTGACATGA
- the LOC131227688 gene encoding uncharacterized protein LOC131227688 isoform X2: protein MNVIYHPEYGHSMSNLIIQNILVDRLFNVYVHSFLSSKIHVARIWQLWSQILNQQNYYKWKTVREDMISLLCSSLFCLLDHSL from the exons AT GAATGTTATCTATCACCCTGAGTATGGCCATTCTATGTCAAACCTTATCATTCAGAACATCCTGGTTGACAG aCTATTCAACGTCTATGTTCATAGCTTTCTTAGCTCCAAGATACATGTTGCAAG GATTTGGCAACTGTGGTCCCAGATCTTGAACCAACAGAACTATTATAAATGGAAAACGGTGAGAGAGGATATGATATCTCTTCTGTGTTCAAGTTTGTTCTGTTTGTTGGACCACTCTCTCTGA